Proteins from a single region of Chryseobacterium sp. W4I1:
- a CDS encoding DUF456 domain-containing protein: MDTALINILCLILLFLGMLGTFLPVLPGLLLSICGLLIYKFGTDTDLPMIYIWAFGILTVISVVLSYVIPAKTNQKYGGTRWGSIGSVIGTIVGIFIPIPLGFLIGMFAGVFIGELLHDSKDMNKALQSTKGAFIGFIYGTGFSLVVGVAMFLVVVLDMLNII; this comes from the coding sequence ATGGATACAGCCTTAATAAATATTCTCTGCCTTATTTTATTGTTTCTTGGAATGCTTGGAACCTTTCTGCCTGTGCTTCCGGGACTTTTACTAAGTATCTGCGGACTTCTGATCTATAAATTCGGGACAGATACCGATCTGCCGATGATTTATATCTGGGCTTTCGGGATCCTTACGGTTATTTCTGTGGTTTTGAGTTATGTGATTCCGGCAAAAACCAACCAAAAATACGGTGGAACCCGCTGGGGAAGCATCGGATCTGTCATTGGAACTATTGTTGGGATATTTATTCCTATTCCTTTAGGATTTCTTATTGGGATGTTTGCAGGTGTATTTATTGGTGAGCTTCTTCATGACAGTAAGGATATGAATAAAGCTTTGCAATCTACCAAAGGGGCGTTTATCGGCTTCATTTACGGAACAGGTTTCAGTCTTGTGGTAGGTGTGGCAATGTTTTTGGTAGTAGTTTTAGATATGCTTAATATTATTTAA
- a CDS encoding uracil-DNA glycosylase: MTWTEVLAPIKNTPYFTTLWEKVKQEYATTKVFPPKSQIFRALEITPFEEVKVVILGQDPYHNDYQANGLCFSVSEKVTAPPSLKNIFTELKDDIGVERTSKELDDWGKQGVLLLNATLTVRAHSPNSHKDLGWEKFTDFIIKEISDKKENVVFVLWGAFAQKKAELIDPAKHFILKSAHPSPFSVYRGFYGSKPFSKINEYLVSKGKKPISW, from the coding sequence ATGACCTGGACAGAAGTTTTAGCCCCAATAAAAAACACCCCCTATTTTACCACCCTTTGGGAAAAAGTAAAGCAGGAATATGCAACCACTAAAGTATTTCCACCTAAAAGTCAAATATTCAGAGCATTGGAAATTACTCCTTTTGAAGAGGTTAAAGTGGTGATTCTCGGACAGGACCCTTACCATAACGACTATCAGGCAAATGGATTGTGCTTTTCTGTTTCTGAAAAGGTGACAGCACCACCTTCGCTTAAAAATATTTTCACAGAACTAAAAGATGATATTGGTGTTGAAAGAACTTCTAAAGAACTCGACGACTGGGGCAAACAGGGCGTTTTATTACTGAATGCCACTTTAACCGTTCGTGCACATTCTCCAAATTCCCACAAAGATTTGGGCTGGGAAAAGTTTACAGATTTTATTATCAAAGAAATTTCGGATAAAAAAGAAAATGTAGTTTTTGTACTTTGGGGAGCTTTTGCACAGAAAAAAGCCGAACTCATTGATCCGGCCAAGCATTTTATCTTAAAATCGGCGCACCCTTCGCCGTTTTCTGTGTACAGAGGGTTTTATGGGAGTAAGCCTTTTTCCAAGATCAATGAATATCTGGTTTCAAAAGGAAAAAAGCCTATTTCCTGGTAG
- a CDS encoding GNAT family N-acetyltransferase: MIKTERLILKEINESHVEDILKIRSNEVINQFVKRNSPKNNYDALQFILTIKGNIQNKQTVYFGISQKDQSNLIGTICLWNFSEDRKTAEVGYELLPDYHRKGIMSEALKSSFKLWI; the protein is encoded by the coding sequence ATGATCAAAACAGAACGGTTAATATTAAAAGAAATCAACGAAAGCCATGTTGAAGATATCCTGAAGATTAGAAGCAATGAAGTAATTAATCAGTTTGTGAAAAGGAACTCTCCGAAAAACAATTATGATGCTTTACAATTTATTTTAACCATTAAAGGAAATATTCAAAATAAGCAAACCGTTTATTTTGGAATTTCTCAAAAAGATCAGTCGAATCTTATCGGAACCATCTGTCTCTGGAATTTTTCTGAAGATAGAAAAACAGCAGAAGTTGGTTATGAATTACTGCCAGACTATCACAGAAAAGGAATCATGTCTGAAGCTTTGAAAAGCAGTTTTAAATTATGGATTTAA
- a CDS encoding MutS2/Smr-associated SH3 domain-containing protein, with amino-acid sequence MYINKEDLNELEFPQLLAEISPFAYSPKTREKILQLRPMEIDEAELSLKKTSEYLSSFESSNAIPFNEYEDIESELKVMLIENYRLENNAFIKIKALTEQIGKLQKFFSSMPDNFPVLTGDVSVLEYKKEIIDKVDKVFNRFGEVKSDASPVLKELRTEIQHAKKAIQENFNRALFNYGQSDFLDDIRETIIEDQRVLAVKSGFKKRVAGRVLGISKTGSITYMQPDSVVKHYFKLRESEEEEKKEIDKILRKLTAELAEFQPQLWKYQVYIFDLDLTRAKAKFAELVNGILPKINRHRTLKLKDAFHPLLWLRNKAENKTIHSQSLSLTDQNRIICISGPNAGGKSITLKTVGLLQLMIQSGILVPVHPRSEMFFFEKIMTDIGDNQSIENHLSTYSSRLKKMSGIIREADANTLLLIDEFGTGSDPELGGALAESFMEYFYDKKSFAIITTHYTNIKLVIEELPHAENAAMLFDEETLEPMYKLEVGQAGSSFTFEVAEKNRIPRFIIHAAKKKVEHDIVNLDKTIVKLQQEKFEVEKLKTDLAERKESVEDKRDNLQKLNEQLQQKLFNFQKLYEEEHRKLQFGNKIETFIDSYVKGKSRKDVVKDFVKILEQEKFRKIGADKDESKRLQVVKRKITQQLKKDDVIEKIAETNEKLEEKRKTDRAVWMKEGQRVRIPGSTSVGTIEKISKNKVIVNYGTFKTTINADELERI; translated from the coding sequence GTGTATATAAATAAAGAAGATTTAAACGAATTAGAGTTTCCGCAATTGCTCGCGGAGATTTCTCCATTTGCGTATTCTCCGAAAACGAGAGAAAAAATTCTTCAACTTCGTCCTATGGAAATTGACGAGGCGGAACTTTCATTGAAAAAAACTTCGGAATATCTTTCGAGTTTTGAAAGTTCAAATGCAATTCCATTTAATGAATATGAAGATATTGAAAGTGAACTGAAGGTAATGCTGATCGAGAATTACCGTTTGGAAAACAATGCTTTCATCAAAATAAAAGCCTTAACCGAACAGATCGGAAAACTTCAGAAGTTTTTTTCAAGCATGCCGGATAACTTCCCTGTTTTAACGGGTGATGTTTCTGTGCTGGAATATAAAAAAGAAATTATTGATAAGGTAGATAAGGTCTTTAACCGTTTTGGAGAAGTAAAAAGTGATGCCTCTCCTGTTTTAAAAGAACTTAGAACTGAGATTCAGCATGCTAAAAAAGCGATCCAGGAAAATTTCAACCGTGCGCTTTTCAATTACGGACAAAGTGACTTTCTGGATGATATCCGGGAAACAATTATTGAAGACCAAAGGGTTTTAGCTGTAAAATCAGGATTTAAGAAAAGAGTTGCCGGAAGGGTTTTGGGAATTTCAAAAACGGGTTCTATTACCTACATGCAGCCGGACAGTGTGGTAAAACATTATTTCAAGCTGCGTGAAAGCGAAGAAGAGGAGAAGAAGGAAATCGATAAGATTCTTAGAAAACTGACTGCTGAACTGGCAGAATTCCAGCCTCAGCTTTGGAAGTATCAAGTTTATATTTTTGATCTTGATCTGACGAGAGCAAAAGCAAAATTTGCTGAACTGGTAAACGGAATTCTTCCGAAAATCAACCGTCACAGAACATTAAAGCTGAAAGATGCATTCCATCCGCTGCTATGGCTTAGAAATAAAGCTGAAAATAAGACCATTCATTCCCAAAGTTTGTCATTGACGGATCAAAACAGAATTATCTGTATTTCCGGACCGAATGCAGGAGGAAAATCAATTACACTGAAAACAGTCGGATTACTTCAGTTGATGATCCAGAGCGGAATTTTGGTGCCGGTACATCCAAGATCTGAAATGTTCTTTTTTGAAAAGATAATGACGGATATCGGAGATAATCAGTCGATTGAGAATCATCTGTCCACTTATTCGTCAAGGCTTAAGAAAATGTCTGGAATTATCCGTGAGGCTGATGCGAACACGCTTCTCCTTATTGATGAATTCGGGACCGGATCTGATCCTGAGCTCGGTGGCGCATTAGCAGAGAGTTTCATGGAGTATTTCTATGATAAGAAAAGTTTTGCGATCATTACGACTCACTATACGAATATCAAACTTGTCATTGAAGAGCTTCCACACGCTGAAAATGCGGCGATGCTTTTCGATGAAGAGACATTGGAACCGATGTATAAACTGGAAGTGGGACAGGCAGGAAGTTCGTTCACCTTTGAGGTGGCGGAGAAAAACAGAATTCCAAGATTTATAATTCATGCTGCAAAAAAGAAGGTAGAACATGATATAGTGAACCTTGATAAAACGATTGTCAAGCTTCAGCAGGAAAAATTTGAAGTTGAAAAACTGAAAACCGATCTTGCGGAAAGAAAGGAATCGGTGGAAGATAAACGGGACAATCTCCAGAAACTGAATGAGCAGCTGCAACAGAAACTTTTCAATTTCCAAAAGCTGTATGAGGAGGAGCACCGTAAGCTTCAGTTCGGAAATAAAATTGAAACGTTCATCGACAGTTATGTAAAAGGGAAATCGAGGAAGGATGTTGTTAAAGATTTTGTGAAGATCCTTGAACAGGAAAAGTTCAGAAAAATTGGAGCCGATAAAGACGAAAGCAAGCGTTTGCAGGTTGTGAAAAGAAAGATCACCCAGCAGCTTAAAAAGGATGATGTAATCGAAAAGATTGCTGAAACCAATGAAAAACTGGAAGAAAAACGTAAAACCGACCGTGCTGTCTGGATGAAAGAAGGCCAGCGTGTCCGTATTCCGGGAAGTACGAGTGTAGGAACAATAGAAAAGATTTCCAAAAATAAAGTGATCGTCAATTATGGAACTTTCAAGACAACGATTAATGCGGATGAACTGGAGAGAATTTAA
- a CDS encoding ATP-binding cassette domain-containing protein: protein MNRLHIDSITKSFSGRKILQDVYLSCETGKIAGILGPSGGGKSTLLEIIFGTVKGDTQFIKFNDTILKNISDRKNKIAYLPQRSSFLPKECKIRELISLFCTKENEEKLYSLKMIIPFLDETVRNLSGGEKKMVETLIITYSDSDFILLDEPFSGVSPKSVDELEIIIKSQTPYKGIVITDHNYITILNMADDMYLLADTHLRKIKDIKELQQFKYLPKS, encoded by the coding sequence ATGAACAGGCTTCACATTGACAGTATCACCAAATCTTTCAGCGGGAGAAAAATCCTGCAGGATGTCTATTTAAGCTGTGAAACCGGAAAAATTGCCGGAATCTTAGGTCCGTCTGGCGGCGGAAAATCTACTTTATTAGAGATTATCTTTGGCACCGTAAAAGGGGACACTCAATTTATCAAGTTTAATGATACCATTCTTAAAAATATTTCTGACAGAAAAAATAAAATAGCATACTTACCGCAGCGGTCTTCGTTTCTTCCAAAAGAATGTAAGATCAGAGAGCTTATCTCCTTATTCTGTACCAAAGAAAATGAAGAAAAGCTGTACAGTCTAAAGATGATAATTCCTTTTTTAGATGAAACGGTAAGAAACCTATCGGGTGGTGAAAAAAAGATGGTTGAAACACTTATCATCACTTATTCTGACTCAGATTTCATTTTACTGGACGAGCCTTTCAGTGGTGTTTCACCTAAATCCGTTGACGAATTAGAAATAATTATTAAAAGCCAGACGCCATACAAAGGAATTGTCATTACAGATCATAATTATATAACCATTTTAAATATGGCTGACGATATGTATCTTCTCGCTGATACGCATTTAAGGAAGATAAAGGATATTAAAGAACTACAGCAATTTAAATATCTCCCTAAATCATAA
- a CDS encoding acyl-CoA thioesterase yields the protein MTTEERIAASETRIFKAVFPNTTNHYDTLFGGTAMQLMDEVAFITATRFARKRVVTVSSDKIDFKKPIPAGTIVELIGKVSHVGKTSMKVNVEIFTEQMYSYERERAIVGDFTFVAIDETKKPIMIL from the coding sequence ATGACTACAGAAGAAAGAATTGCAGCATCCGAAACCAGAATTTTTAAAGCGGTTTTCCCCAATACAACGAATCACTATGACACTCTTTTCGGAGGTACTGCCATGCAGCTGATGGATGAAGTCGCTTTTATCACGGCAACCCGTTTTGCAAGAAAAAGAGTAGTAACCGTAAGCAGCGATAAGATCGATTTTAAAAAACCGATTCCTGCAGGAACGATTGTAGAACTGATTGGAAAGGTTTCCCATGTCGGAAAAACCAGTATGAAAGTAAATGTAGAGATTTTTACAGAGCAGATGTACTCTTACGAAAGGGAAAGAGCCATTGTGGGTGATTTTACTTTTGTGGCTATCGACGAAACTAAGAAACCTATTATGATTCTATAG
- a CDS encoding HD family hydrolase — MKIQKEIDFILAVDALKNVERRNYNFDDSRRENTAEHSWQIIILAQILYPYAKNRADIDLLRVIRMLSIHDLVEIEAGDTFLFDEKAMVGKFEREKISAQKIFGILDEPLRTEFFELWLEFEEEKTPDAIFACSIDRIMPFILNSHTSGKSWTEAGVTEKQIRNMLENAITRASDEMGEAFEMLLKSSLETEKVVR; from the coding sequence ATGAAGATACAGAAGGAAATCGATTTTATCCTGGCCGTAGATGCCCTGAAAAACGTAGAAAGAAGAAATTACAATTTCGATGATTCCAGAAGGGAAAACACGGCTGAGCATTCGTGGCAGATCATTATCCTGGCACAGATCCTATATCCATACGCCAAGAACCGTGCAGATATTGATCTTTTGAGGGTGATACGAATGCTTTCCATCCATGACCTTGTAGAAATTGAAGCCGGAGACACCTTCCTTTTTGATGAAAAAGCAATGGTAGGAAAATTTGAAAGAGAAAAAATTTCAGCCCAAAAGATCTTTGGAATCCTCGATGAACCTTTGCGTACAGAATTTTTTGAACTGTGGCTTGAATTTGAGGAAGAAAAAACTCCCGATGCTATTTTTGCCTGTTCCATTGACCGCATCATGCCGTTTATCCTGAATTCTCATACGTCCGGAAAAAGCTGGACAGAAGCCGGTGTTACTGAAAAGCAAATCAGAAATATGCTTGAAAATGCTATTACAAGGGCATCAGATGAAATGGGAGAGGCTTTTGAAATGTTGTTGAAAAGCAGTCTTGAGACTGAAAAAGTGGTAAGGTAA
- a CDS encoding FG-GAP repeat protein — protein MTNSSIFYRSLSAFLMLGPLCFGQYRFTVEDASEKYNAQITVEECQNNNCKNKAAITLFSKSGVKLQTLTSEDFVMNFEKEIKLSSPGTVKLSHGMLYDDAVVFGDFNFDGTEDIAIRNGSGGNYGSASFDVYVFNSTKKQFVPSTELTDIASNYQGMFDVDPERKRLTTYARSGASLLYTYQYQVIPNKGIDMVYEKIRDMSEDPAKVIIKEKINNKWVVKKTSE, from the coding sequence ATGACAAATAGCTCTATATTTTACCGTTCCTTATCTGCATTTCTGATGCTGGGACCTCTCTGCTTCGGACAATACCGGTTTACCGTTGAAGATGCATCCGAAAAATATAATGCCCAGATTACAGTTGAAGAATGTCAAAATAATAACTGTAAGAATAAAGCTGCTATTACCCTGTTCAGTAAAAGCGGTGTGAAATTACAGACTCTTACCTCTGAAGATTTTGTCATGAACTTTGAAAAAGAAATAAAACTGTCAAGCCCAGGCACAGTAAAACTTAGCCATGGAATGCTTTATGATGATGCTGTGGTTTTTGGAGATTTCAACTTTGACGGTACGGAAGATATAGCCATAAGAAACGGGAGTGGCGGAAACTATGGTAGCGCTTCCTTTGATGTATATGTTTTTAATTCTACAAAAAAACAATTCGTTCCCAGTACAGAACTGACTGATATAGCCAGTAATTATCAGGGAATGTTTGATGTAGACCCCGAACGTAAACGATTAACCACTTACGCCAGATCCGGAGCTTCTTTACTTTACACCTACCAATATCAGGTGATTCCGAATAAAGGGATCGATATGGTTTACGAAAAAATAAGAGATATGAGTGAAGATCCGGCTAAGGTAATTATAAAAGAAAAGATCAATAATAAATGGGTGGTCAAAAAAACATCCGAATAA
- a CDS encoding PadR family transcriptional regulator — protein MNTENTKAQMRKGILEFCILSLINHREMYVSDLIDELKKGKLDVVEGTLYPLLTRLKNGEFLSYRWEESTGGPPRKYYQITEKGKLFLTELQNTWAELTASVNQITQKI, from the coding sequence ATGAATACTGAAAATACCAAAGCGCAAATGCGTAAAGGGATTCTGGAATTCTGCATATTAAGTCTCATCAATCACCGTGAAATGTATGTTTCCGATCTTATTGATGAACTTAAAAAAGGAAAACTGGATGTAGTGGAAGGAACCCTCTATCCTCTCCTTACAAGATTGAAAAATGGAGAATTCCTCTCCTACAGATGGGAAGAATCTACAGGAGGACCCCCAAGAAAATATTACCAGATCACCGAAAAAGGGAAACTTTTCTTGACTGAACTACAAAATACCTGGGCAGAGCTGACAGCGTCAGTAAACCAAATCACTCAAAAAATATAA